In a genomic window of Lycium ferocissimum isolate CSIRO_LF1 chromosome 9, AGI_CSIRO_Lferr_CH_V1, whole genome shotgun sequence:
- the LOC132031518 gene encoding LOW QUALITY PROTEIN: polypyrimidine tract-binding protein homolog 3 (The sequence of the model RefSeq protein was modified relative to this genomic sequence to represent the inferred CDS: substituted 1 base at 1 genomic stop codon), with protein MCKKMSDPSKVIHVRNVGHEISENDLLQLFQPFGVITKLVMLRAKNQALLQMQDVPSAVKAMQFYSNVQPSIRGRNVYVQFSSHQELTTMDQNTQGRGDEPNRILLVTIHHMLYPMTVDVLHQVFSPHGFVEKIVTFQKSAGFQALIQYQVQQSAVSARNSLQGRNIYDGCCQLDIQFSNLDELQVNYNNERSRDFTNPNLPSEQKGKSSQVVYLFVFTLFKXMGNAEAIAAAFAGGLPPGISGTNDRCTILVSNLDADRINEDKLFNLCSLYGNIVRIKILRNKPDHALVQMGDGFQAELAVHFLKGATLFGKRLEVNFSKHANITTGPDTHDYSNSNLNRFNRNAAKNYRYCCSPTKMIHLSSLPQDVTEAEIVEHLEEHGPIINSKLFEMNGKQQALVLFEKEEQATEALICKNATSLGGSTIRISFSQLQSI; from the exons ATGT GTAAAAAAATGTCTGATCCTTCAAAGGTCATTCATGTTCGCAATGTGGGGCATGAGATCTCAGAG aaTGACTTGCTTCAACTATTCCAACCATTTGGCGTCATTACTAAACTTGTAATGCTTAGGGCAAAAAATCAG GCCCTCTTGCAAATGCAAGATGTCCCTTCAGCTGTAAAGGCAATGCAATTCTACTCAAATGTTCAACCCAGCATAAG GGGGAGGAACGTTTACGTTCAGTTTTCATCTCACCAAGAACTGACAACTATGGATCAAAATACACAAGGCCGTGGAGATGAG CCTAATCGAATTCTCTTAGTCACAATACATCACATGCTATACCCTATGACTGTGGATGTGCTGCATCAAGTGTTTTCTCCACATGGATTTGTAGAGAAGATCGTCACATTTCAGAAGTCGGCTG GTTTTCAAGCTTTAATCCAGTATCAAGTACAACAAAGTGCTGTTTCTGCAAGGAACTCACTTCAG GGGCGTAATATATATGATGGCTGCTGTCAGCTTGACATACAGTTCTCTAA CCTAGATGAATTGCAAGTGAACTACAATAATGAACGTTCAAG GGACTTCACTAACCCAAATCTACCATCAGAACAGAAGGGCAAATCTTCTCAAGTAGTTTATCTT TTTGTTTTCACATTGTTTAAGTAGATGGGAAATGCTGAAGCAATTGCAGCTGCTTTTGCTGGTGGTTTGCCACCTGGAATTAGCGGGACAAATGACAGATGTACTATTCTTGTTTCTAATTTAGATGCAGAT AGAATAAATGAGGACAAGCTTTTTAATCTGTGCTCcctttatggaaatattgtcaGAATTAAGATTCTCCGCAATAAACCAGATCATGCTCTGGTTCAGATGGGTGATGGGTTCCAGGCGGAGTTGGCTGTTCACTTTTTGAAG GGTGCCACGTTATTTGGAAAGCGCCTGGAAGTCAACTTCTCAAAGCACGCCAATATTACTACAGGACCGGACACACATGACTACTCAAATTCAAATCTCAACCGATTTAACCGTAATGCTGCTAAAAACTACAGGTACTGTTGCTCCCCTACCAAGATGATCCACCTATCCTCCCTGCCTCAGGATGTAACGGAGGCAGAGATTGTGGAACATTTGGAGGAGCATGGTCCCATCATCAATAGTAAGCTTTTTGAGATGAATGGCAAACAGCAGGCTCTTGTTCTTTTTGAAAAGGAGGAGCAGGCAACCGAGGCACTCATATGCAAAAATGCTACATCTCTTGGTGGCTCAACCATCCGGATTTCATTTTCTCAGTTACAGAGCATCTGA